A genomic stretch from Bacillus sp. N1-1 includes:
- the coaBC gene encoding bifunctional phosphopantothenoylcysteine decarboxylase/phosphopantothenate--cysteine ligase CoaBC, with amino-acid sequence MSLKGKKILLCVSGGIAVFKAAALTSKLYQTGAEVKVLMTKSATEFVTPLTFQTLSRNDIYKDTFEEKDPTSVAHIDVADWADLVLIAPATANIIGKLANGISDDMMSTTLLATEAPVWVAPAMNVHMYDHPAVKKNMDVLRSFGCHFLEPGEGLLACGYVGKGRMAEPEDILATLETYFKEDTNDLAGKKVVVTAGPTREPVDPVRYFTNYSSGKMGFALAEQAAKRGAEVTLVAGPVTLPTPQGVKRIDVITAQEMFESVLQAAETADIVIKAAAVADYRPAEIASEKVKKSEGEIVIEMERTKDILWTLGQKKKNQILVGFAAESERLDEYAQKKLVKKNLDLICANNIKAEGAGFDKDTNVMTLLHRDGERVELPLQSKHEAANRILDEVNRLDVTRS; translated from the coding sequence CAAACCGGTGCGGAAGTGAAGGTGTTAATGACAAAATCTGCTACTGAATTTGTTACACCATTAACGTTTCAAACGCTTTCCAGAAATGATATTTATAAGGATACCTTTGAAGAAAAGGACCCAACATCAGTTGCCCATATTGACGTAGCGGACTGGGCAGACCTCGTTCTTATCGCGCCTGCTACAGCAAACATAATTGGTAAGCTTGCGAATGGGATCTCAGACGATATGATGTCAACGACGTTACTTGCTACCGAAGCTCCTGTATGGGTAGCGCCAGCAATGAATGTTCACATGTACGATCATCCCGCTGTTAAGAAAAACATGGACGTACTCCGCTCATTTGGCTGTCATTTTCTTGAGCCTGGAGAAGGGTTACTTGCATGTGGCTATGTTGGTAAGGGACGCATGGCGGAGCCTGAAGATATCCTGGCAACGTTAGAAACGTATTTTAAAGAAGATACGAACGATTTGGCTGGGAAAAAAGTAGTCGTCACGGCAGGTCCTACGCGAGAACCAGTTGATCCTGTTCGCTATTTTACAAATTACTCTTCTGGAAAAATGGGTTTTGCATTAGCGGAACAGGCTGCGAAACGGGGCGCTGAGGTTACATTAGTGGCAGGTCCAGTAACACTCCCAACACCTCAAGGGGTGAAGCGAATTGATGTTATAACAGCGCAGGAAATGTTCGAGTCTGTTCTACAAGCAGCTGAGACGGCTGATATTGTTATAAAAGCAGCTGCCGTTGCTGACTATCGACCTGCTGAGATTGCTTCAGAAAAAGTGAAGAAATCTGAAGGTGAGATAGTGATTGAGATGGAGCGGACGAAAGATATACTATGGACGCTTGGACAAAAAAAGAAAAATCAAATTCTTGTTGGGTTTGCGGCAGAGTCAGAGCGGTTGGATGAATATGCACAGAAAAAGCTAGTAAAGAAAAACTTGGATTTGATTTGTGCAAACAATATTAAAGCAGAGGGTGCAGGCTTTGATAAAGATACCAATGTTATGACGCTTCTTCACCGTGATGGGGAACGCGTTGAACTTCCCCTGCAATCCAAGCATGAGGCAGCGAATCGCATTCTCGATGAAGTGAATCGATTGGACGTGACTCGTTCATGA
- the priA gene encoding primosomal protein N': MIAKVIVDVPANQTDRLFDYAIPEEWAEMIEPGMRVVVPFGPRKIQGFVISVANESEHAKLKELSEVKDVTPILTQELLDLGFWLTEKALCFAVSALQAMLPAAMKANVTKTVVLGNRVNEEATWHRMVSSNGVKWDEFLSHFSHKELNRAIKNDELEVRYDVKEKTAPKTILSVSAALQKNELQHEKEKMGNRALKQQEIIAHFIENEGAVSYKELMAMLDTTRSTIKSLVSKGILKEEEVELYRDPYKGREFTPSTALELTDLQEQAITPILTSIEDHQHETFLIHGVTGSGKTEIYLQSIHRVLEQGKEAIVLVPEISLTPQMVTRFKSRFGSEVAVLHSGLSRGEKYDEWRKIHRKEVKVVVGARSAVFAPFTNLGIIIIDEEHESSYKQEENPRYHARDVAIKRGEHYNCPVVLGSATPSLESYARASKGVYTLLELLQRVNKQAMPTVSIVDMREELRAGNRSMFSNDLYDKLKDRLEKKEQTVLFLNRRGYSTFVMCRDCGYVAECPHCDISLTYHKINGTMRCHYCGHEERFPTQCPECESEHIRFFGTGTQRVEEELTKILPEARVVRMDVDTTRRKGAHEKLLNQFGEGKADILLGTQMIAKGLDFPNVTLVGVLAGDAMLHIPDFRASEKTFQLLTQVSGRAGRHLLPGEVIVQSYTPEHYSIEMAAEHDYQSFYQREMVTRKQFGYPPFYFLAMVNVSHEELTKTVDVTEKIAAYLKDHLSKQSVVLGPVASPIPRIKDRYRYQCMIKYKTEPNLTHYLKEIQKHFSKEISRGGLQLSIDTQPYMMM; this comes from the coding sequence ATGATTGCAAAAGTCATAGTCGATGTACCGGCGAATCAAACTGATCGCCTGTTTGATTATGCGATTCCGGAAGAATGGGCAGAAATGATAGAACCTGGGATGAGGGTTGTGGTTCCCTTTGGACCGAGAAAAATTCAGGGATTTGTGATCTCGGTCGCGAATGAATCCGAGCATGCTAAATTAAAAGAATTAAGTGAAGTAAAAGATGTTACCCCCATATTAACGCAGGAGCTACTTGATCTTGGGTTCTGGCTTACGGAAAAGGCGCTTTGCTTCGCAGTATCAGCCCTTCAGGCTATGTTACCGGCTGCAATGAAAGCAAATGTGACGAAAACAGTTGTGCTTGGAAATCGTGTTAATGAAGAAGCTACATGGCATCGGATGGTATCCTCCAACGGAGTGAAATGGGACGAATTTCTTTCGCATTTTAGTCATAAAGAATTAAATCGGGCCATCAAAAACGATGAGCTTGAGGTGCGGTATGATGTAAAAGAAAAAACCGCTCCTAAAACCATTCTCTCTGTGTCAGCGGCACTTCAGAAGAACGAGCTTCAACATGAAAAGGAAAAGATGGGAAATCGCGCATTGAAGCAACAGGAAATCATTGCGCACTTCATCGAGAATGAAGGCGCTGTTTCTTATAAAGAGCTCATGGCTATGCTTGATACAACGCGGTCAACGATCAAATCACTCGTCTCAAAAGGAATTTTAAAGGAAGAAGAAGTTGAGCTTTACCGTGACCCCTATAAGGGACGAGAATTTACTCCTTCCACGGCTCTTGAGCTCACTGACCTGCAAGAACAAGCGATAACACCCATTTTGACAAGTATTGAAGATCATCAACATGAGACGTTTCTTATTCATGGCGTAACGGGGAGCGGTAAGACAGAAATTTATTTGCAGTCGATTCACCGCGTGCTAGAGCAGGGAAAAGAAGCCATTGTGCTTGTTCCCGAAATCTCATTAACACCACAAATGGTGACCAGGTTTAAAAGTCGATTCGGTTCCGAGGTAGCGGTCTTACATAGTGGGCTTTCCCGTGGAGAAAAGTATGATGAGTGGCGAAAAATTCATCGGAAAGAAGTAAAAGTTGTTGTTGGCGCACGTTCAGCGGTTTTTGCTCCATTTACGAATCTTGGCATTATTATTATTGATGAAGAGCATGAGAGTAGCTACAAACAAGAAGAGAATCCAAGATATCATGCAAGAGATGTAGCGATTAAGCGTGGCGAGCATTACAACTGTCCGGTTGTATTAGGAAGTGCAACGCCATCGCTTGAATCGTATGCTCGGGCATCAAAAGGTGTTTATACCCTTCTTGAGCTGTTGCAAAGAGTAAATAAGCAGGCAATGCCAACTGTATCGATTGTTGATATGAGAGAAGAGTTACGAGCCGGGAACCGGTCGATGTTCTCAAACGACCTTTATGACAAATTAAAAGATCGACTAGAGAAAAAAGAGCAAACGGTGCTCTTTTTAAATCGTCGAGGTTATTCAACTTTCGTGATGTGTCGAGACTGCGGGTATGTAGCAGAGTGTCCTCATTGTGACATTAGCTTAACGTATCACAAAATCAACGGGACGATGCGGTGTCACTATTGTGGCCATGAAGAGCGTTTTCCAACTCAATGTCCTGAATGTGAAAGTGAGCACATTCGCTTTTTTGGAACAGGTACACAGCGTGTTGAGGAAGAACTAACAAAAATCCTTCCAGAGGCACGGGTGGTGCGGATGGATGTTGATACAACGAGACGTAAGGGAGCACATGAGAAGCTCTTGAATCAATTCGGAGAAGGAAAAGCTGATATCTTACTCGGAACACAAATGATTGCCAAAGGTCTTGATTTTCCAAATGTTACCCTTGTTGGGGTATTAGCAGGAGATGCGATGCTCCATATCCCTGACTTCCGAGCTTCAGAGAAAACGTTCCAGCTGCTAACGCAAGTAAGTGGACGCGCAGGACGTCATTTGCTACCAGGTGAAGTGATTGTTCAATCCTATACACCAGAACATTACAGCATTGAAATGGCTGCCGAACACGACTATCAGTCTTTTTATCAGCGTGAAATGGTCACGCGAAAACAATTTGGCTATCCGCCTTTTTATTTTCTTGCCATGGTGAATGTTTCGCATGAAGAGTTAACCAAAACGGTTGATGTGACAGAGAAAATTGCAGCTTATTTAAAGGATCACTTATCAAAACAAAGTGTTGTGTTAGGTCCTGTAGCCTCACCGATCCCACGGATCAAAGATAGATATCGCTATCAATGCATGATAAAATACAAAACTGAACCGAACTTAACTCATTATTTAAAAGAAATTCAAAAGCATTTTTCAAAGGAAATAAGTCGTGGTGGATTACAGCTATCCATTGATACACAGCCTTATATGATGATGTAG
- the def gene encoding peptide deformylase — translation MAIREIVMHPNEVLEVECHPVEEFDKELHQLLDDMFETMYAAEGVGLAAPQIGIRKQVAVVDTREEEALELINPTIIKSSGKEVDLEGCLSFPGLFGEVERPYTITLKALNRFGKPFKLKAEGFFARAIQHEIDHLHGVLFTEKVIRYIDPEQEGDGE, via the coding sequence GTGGCTATTAGAGAAATTGTAATGCATCCAAATGAGGTGCTTGAAGTTGAATGCCATCCTGTAGAGGAATTCGATAAAGAATTGCATCAGCTACTCGATGATATGTTTGAGACAATGTACGCAGCAGAGGGAGTTGGGCTTGCTGCACCACAAATCGGTATTCGAAAACAAGTTGCCGTTGTTGATACGAGAGAAGAAGAGGCATTAGAACTAATCAATCCAACGATTATAAAGTCATCCGGAAAAGAAGTCGACCTTGAAGGTTGCTTAAGTTTTCCTGGTCTATTTGGCGAAGTTGAGCGCCCTTATACCATCACGTTAAAAGCCCTGAACCGTTTTGGCAAACCGTTTAAATTAAAAGCGGAAGGGTTCTTTGCGAGAGCGATTCAGCATGAGATTGATCACCTTCACGGCGTATTGTTTACAGAGAAAGTCATACGCTACATTGACCCTGAGCAGGAAGGAGACGGTGAATAA
- the fmt gene encoding methionyl-tRNA formyltransferase — protein sequence MTKIVFMGTPDFSVPVLDMLVEEGYTIVGVVTQPDRPKGRKRVLTPPPVKVAAEKHGLPVLQPEKVKDPAQLQPILDLNPDLIVTAAFGQILPNQLLEAPKHGCINVHASLLPELRGGAPIHYSILQGKKETGITIMYMVEKLDAGDILTQSIVPIEERDHTGSLHDKLSASGSELLKETLPKLLNGDLTPVKQKDDEATFAPNIKREQERIDWTKTGEEIYNHIRGLHPWPVAFTQYEGKVMKVWWGEKIESAEKAEPGSVLYRDADGPVVATGNTTAIKLTEIQPAGKKRMTSAQYLQGRTFEKNERFGE from the coding sequence ATGACAAAAATCGTATTTATGGGGACGCCGGATTTCTCTGTTCCTGTTCTTGATATGCTAGTAGAAGAAGGGTATACGATCGTCGGTGTTGTCACCCAACCAGATCGTCCAAAAGGGAGGAAAAGAGTGCTAACACCCCCTCCTGTTAAGGTAGCTGCTGAGAAGCATGGTCTTCCTGTGCTACAACCTGAGAAAGTGAAAGATCCGGCTCAGCTTCAGCCGATTCTAGATTTAAATCCAGATTTGATTGTAACGGCTGCCTTTGGCCAAATCTTACCAAATCAGCTTCTTGAAGCACCAAAGCACGGTTGTATTAATGTCCATGCGTCACTGTTACCGGAACTTCGCGGCGGTGCACCGATTCATTATTCGATCTTGCAAGGAAAGAAAGAAACGGGCATTACGATTATGTATATGGTGGAGAAATTAGATGCAGGTGATATTTTAACACAGTCCATCGTTCCAATTGAAGAACGCGACCATACTGGAAGCCTTCATGATAAACTAAGTGCGTCAGGGTCAGAGCTTTTAAAAGAAACGTTGCCAAAGCTTCTTAACGGTGATTTAACGCCTGTGAAGCAAAAGGATGATGAGGCGACGTTTGCCCCTAATATAAAACGGGAGCAAGAGCGAATCGACTGGACAAAAACTGGTGAAGAAATTTATAACCACATTCGCGGTTTACATCCATGGCCAGTTGCGTTCACACAATATGAAGGCAAAGTAATGAAAGTCTGGTGGGGAGAAAAGATCGAAAGTGCTGAGAAGGCTGAGCCAGGGTCTGTCCTTTATAGAGATGCGGATGGACCTGTTGTAGCAACAGGGAACACGACCGCGATTAAGTTAACGGAAATCCAACCAGCAGGCAAAAAGCGCATGACATCTGCGCAGTATTTACAAGGTAGAACATTCGAGAAAAATGAGAGATTTGGTGAATAG
- the rsmB gene encoding 16S rRNA (cytosine(967)-C(5))-methyltransferase RsmB, translating into MANVREAALDVIEKINKNQAYSNLLLNETIKKHQLSRKDTGLLTEIVYGTIQRKNTLDFYLDDFLTNRKRIQTWVISLLQLSLYQMVYLDRVPDRAIIHEAVEIAKKRGHKGISGMVNGVLRNTQRKGLKNPEAIEDVAERISIAKSHPLWLVQRWIDQLGVEATEAMCEENLLAPYVTARVNVTRTSVNQVIDDLAKVGVEAVPGSLSEDAIKVIQGKVLDTEVYKRGDLTIQDESSMLVARALGVEPGQKVLDACAAPGGKSTHIAERLNGSGHVNSLDLHAHKVKLIKKQAQRLNLRAIEAETLDSRNVGERFKAKSFDRILVDAPCTGFGVLRRKPDIKWSKKEEDIERITVVQKGILEAQAALLKPGGKLVYSTCTIEGAENQEVVKQFLEEHPEFTLDKTLSNRLPKEVAEYCEEGQLQLLPHYFGTDGFYIACLVKK; encoded by the coding sequence ATGGCAAATGTAAGAGAAGCAGCACTAGATGTAATTGAAAAAATCAATAAAAACCAGGCATATAGCAACCTGTTGTTAAATGAAACAATTAAAAAACACCAGTTAAGTCGCAAAGATACGGGTTTATTAACCGAAATCGTATACGGAACGATCCAGAGAAAGAATACTCTTGACTTCTACCTCGATGATTTTCTAACAAATCGGAAAAGAATTCAGACATGGGTGATTTCTCTTTTACAACTTTCGCTTTATCAAATGGTTTATCTTGACCGGGTACCAGATCGTGCCATTATTCATGAAGCGGTTGAAATAGCTAAAAAACGAGGACATAAAGGCATAAGTGGTATGGTTAACGGTGTGCTTCGGAATACTCAACGAAAAGGACTTAAGAACCCTGAAGCGATAGAAGATGTTGCTGAACGCATTTCGATCGCAAAAAGTCACCCACTCTGGCTCGTGCAACGTTGGATCGATCAACTTGGTGTTGAAGCGACGGAAGCAATGTGTGAAGAGAACCTGCTTGCCCCTTATGTAACGGCTCGTGTGAATGTGACACGAACATCGGTTAATCAAGTGATCGACGATCTTGCAAAGGTAGGCGTAGAGGCGGTCCCAGGAAGTTTATCAGAAGATGCTATTAAAGTAATTCAAGGGAAGGTCCTTGATACAGAGGTTTATAAGCGCGGTGACTTAACGATTCAAGACGAAAGTTCGATGCTAGTAGCCAGAGCACTTGGCGTTGAACCTGGTCAGAAAGTTCTTGATGCGTGCGCAGCACCAGGTGGGAAATCAACTCACATCGCAGAGCGACTAAATGGATCTGGACACGTAAATTCTCTTGATCTTCATGCTCATAAAGTGAAATTAATCAAGAAGCAGGCACAGCGTTTGAACTTACGTGCGATTGAAGCAGAGACGCTTGATAGCCGAAACGTAGGAGAACGATTTAAAGCCAAATCATTCGATCGCATTCTCGTTGACGCACCGTGTACTGGTTTTGGTGTGTTAAGAAGAAAGCCTGATATTAAATGGTCGAAAAAAGAGGAAGATATCGAGCGCATTACGGTTGTGCAAAAAGGAATTCTCGAAGCTCAGGCGGCTCTTTTAAAACCAGGTGGAAAATTGGTTTACAGTACGTGTACAATAGAAGGAGCAGAAAACCAGGAAGTGGTAAAACAATTCTTGGAAGAACATCCTGAATTTACATTAGACAAAACACTCTCTAACCGTTTGCCTAAGGAAGTAGCGGAGTATTGTGAAGAAGGACAACTTCAGCTTCTCCCCCATTATTTTGGCACGGATGGATTTTATATCGCATGTTTAGTTAAAAAATAA
- a CDS encoding Stp1/IreP family PP2C-type Ser/Thr phosphatase: MQAIALTDQGQVRAYNEDSTSFLRNHLDEYLVIVADGMGGHQAGDVASALAVESLEKSWKDEKAGFRPGRAEAWLLHTIRKANETILAFSKEKPEYAGMGTTLVAAVCTNEFITIGHVGDSRAYLFGDRVLNQKTSDHSLVNELVKSGQLSEEEAEDHPRKNVLLRALGTDDDVKVDVHTFEWDEHEAALFCSDGLTNKVSDSDLEKVMNSEGSLKEKATELIRLANEAGGEDNITVAIIENSSASGSESSC, translated from the coding sequence ATGCAAGCAATCGCATTGACAGATCAAGGCCAAGTAAGGGCATACAATGAAGATAGCACATCATTTCTCCGCAATCACCTAGACGAGTATTTAGTTATTGTAGCAGATGGAATGGGTGGTCATCAGGCAGGTGACGTGGCAAGTGCACTCGCAGTTGAATCATTGGAGAAAAGTTGGAAAGATGAAAAAGCAGGATTTCGCCCGGGAAGAGCGGAAGCATGGCTTTTACATACGATTCGGAAAGCAAATGAAACGATCCTTGCCTTTTCAAAAGAAAAACCTGAATATGCCGGGATGGGGACGACGCTTGTCGCCGCAGTTTGTACAAATGAATTTATTACGATTGGCCACGTTGGAGACAGCCGGGCTTATTTATTTGGAGATCGTGTTCTTAATCAAAAAACAAGTGACCATTCTCTTGTAAATGAACTCGTGAAGAGCGGTCAGCTTTCAGAAGAAGAAGCGGAAGATCATCCACGGAAAAACGTTCTCTTGCGTGCACTTGGAACGGATGATGATGTGAAAGTAGACGTTCACACGTTTGAGTGGGATGAACATGAAGCAGCGCTTTTTTGCTCTGATGGGTTAACGAATAAGGTATCAGACAGTGACTTGGAAAAAGTGATGAACTCTGAAGGTTCTCTTAAAGAGAAGGCAACAGAGCTTATTCGATTAGCGAACGAAGCAGGTGGAGAGGATAACATTACAGTCGCAATAATTGAGAACTCTTCAGCTTCTGGAAGTGAATCCTCATGCTAG
- the pknB gene encoding Stk1 family PASTA domain-containing Ser/Thr kinase: protein MLGKHINGRYKLLEIIGDGGMAIVYRALDLILDRTVAVKLLRPEFSQDDDFIKRFRREAESATSLAHPNVVSIYDVGEEEDFYYIVMEYVAGTTLKQKIRDRGALPIEEALDIMKQMTSAIEHAHENHIIHRDIKPHNILIDEYGDAKVTDFGIAMAMTSATITHTNSVLGSVHYFSPEQARGALANERSDIYSLGVVLYEMVTGVLPFSGDSPVSVALKHLQDRFPKPSLINTSLPRNVEHIIMKAMAKEPVQRYQSAQEMYEALDMALDPTKVYEKPPEQDDEEATKVLTPVTPDSRDVGQNTMPQQPVQNDESSEPPPKKKKKAGKIAIIVMLILLLLGGAGALAFTFMPDLFYVSDVEVPDVTGMEYEEARSALIEQNLDVTKEEQFSEEVEEDEVISQDPTSGTMVKEDSTVTLYVSIGAEKTELGDYIGKQKDEVEALLKEQGFKNIKFEDEYRDDAPEGEIFDQSPEAGKMVLPTEDAIVIWYSLGSESFPLEDLKDKTKAEVEEYADNKELKLAYDEPEFSDSVEEGSVVSHSPSTAAQVKKGDEITITLSKGPEPEPEPEPEPEPEPEPEPEPQPEPSPEDEAIVVPNSFKIDVKKGEEHLIEILYTDSTTEGEEISETITETKEINFDLTIYPGEEASYKTYVDGKEKKENSKTITYEEAKQKYGKNE, encoded by the coding sequence ATGCTAGGTAAGCATATTAATGGACGTTACAAACTGCTTGAAATCATTGGAGACGGCGGGATGGCTATCGTCTATCGAGCTTTAGATTTAATTCTGGATCGGACAGTTGCTGTAAAGCTGCTTCGTCCAGAATTCTCACAAGATGATGATTTTATCAAGCGATTTCGTCGGGAAGCTGAATCTGCGACGAGCTTAGCGCATCCGAACGTAGTGTCAATCTATGACGTTGGGGAAGAAGAAGATTTTTACTACATCGTTATGGAATACGTGGCTGGAACCACGCTCAAGCAAAAGATTCGTGATCGTGGCGCTCTGCCAATTGAAGAAGCGCTAGATATTATGAAACAAATGACGTCTGCTATTGAGCATGCCCATGAGAATCACATCATTCATCGGGACATTAAGCCACATAATATTCTTATTGATGAGTATGGAGATGCAAAAGTAACGGATTTTGGAATCGCGATGGCGATGACCTCCGCAACGATTACGCATACCAATTCGGTACTCGGCTCTGTTCATTATTTTTCGCCTGAACAGGCCCGTGGTGCACTGGCGAATGAACGGTCAGATATTTATTCTCTTGGTGTCGTGCTATACGAAATGGTAACAGGAGTGCTTCCATTTTCAGGGGATTCTCCGGTATCTGTCGCGTTAAAGCACCTACAAGATCGTTTTCCTAAGCCTAGTTTAATCAATACCTCTCTACCAAGAAATGTCGAGCATATTATTATGAAGGCGATGGCCAAGGAACCTGTCCAACGTTATCAAAGTGCGCAAGAAATGTATGAAGCGCTCGATATGGCTCTCGACCCGACAAAAGTTTATGAAAAACCACCAGAGCAGGATGATGAAGAAGCGACAAAAGTCTTAACACCTGTAACGCCTGATAGTCGAGATGTAGGACAGAATACGATGCCGCAACAACCTGTTCAAAATGATGAATCTAGTGAGCCTCCTCCAAAAAAGAAAAAGAAAGCAGGAAAGATCGCAATTATTGTGATGCTGATACTCTTACTTCTTGGGGGCGCAGGTGCGCTAGCATTTACATTTATGCCTGATCTCTTCTATGTGAGTGACGTGGAAGTTCCGGATGTTACGGGAATGGAATACGAGGAAGCAAGATCCGCATTAATTGAACAAAATCTTGATGTAACGAAAGAAGAGCAGTTTAGTGAAGAAGTAGAGGAAGATGAGGTCATAAGTCAGGATCCTACTTCTGGGACAATGGTGAAAGAAGATAGTACCGTCACACTTTATGTTAGTATAGGGGCTGAAAAAACAGAGCTCGGTGATTATATAGGGAAACAGAAAGATGAAGTGGAAGCTTTATTAAAAGAACAGGGATTCAAAAATATCAAATTCGAAGACGAATACCGTGACGATGCTCCTGAAGGTGAAATCTTTGATCAAAGTCCTGAAGCTGGGAAAATGGTCCTACCAACAGAAGACGCGATCGTGATTTGGTATAGCTTAGGTTCAGAATCATTTCCTCTTGAAGATTTAAAAGATAAAACGAAAGCCGAAGTGGAAGAATATGCGGATAATAAAGAGTTAAAGCTCGCATATGATGAGCCAGAATTTAGCGACTCTGTCGAAGAAGGATCTGTTGTTTCGCATTCTCCAAGTACAGCTGCTCAAGTGAAAAAAGGTGATGAGATTACAATTACCTTATCCAAAGGTCCTGAACCTGAGCCCGAACCTGAGCCTGAACCTGAACCTGAACCCGAACCCGAACCCGAACCACAGCCTGAACCTTCACCTGAAGATGAGGCGATTGTTGTTCCTAACTCCTTTAAGATCGATGTGAAAAAGGGTGAAGAACATTTAATTGAAATCCTTTATACCGATTCGACAACAGAAGGCGAAGAAATCTCGGAAACCATTACAGAGACGAAAGAAATTAACTTTGATTTAACGATCTATCCTGGTGAGGAAGCATCGTATAAAACGTATGTAGATGGAAAAGAGAAGAAAGAAAACTCGAAAACCATCACGTACGAAGAAGCAAAACAAAAATACGGAAAAAATGAGTAA
- the rsgA gene encoding ribosome small subunit-dependent GTPase A has product MADGRIIKALSGFYYVQDEVNKEIYQCRGRGNFRKRKITPLVGDFVVYEAENKTDGYVLEIKERENELVRPPIANVDQAFLVFSATQPTFNTQLLDKFLVHIEASDIRPIICISKIDLVSNVEESEILAYAGDYRDVGYDVIVSSAQSLSGVSEIEPYFQEKVTVFAGQSGVGKSSLLNAINPDLELDTSDISTHLGRGKHTTRHVELIPFGSGLVADTPGFSSLDFRGIEADDLWLYFPEIQAKSSDCKFRACTHQSEPGCAVKVAVEKEEIKTYRYDHYSSFFQEIKDQKRRY; this is encoded by the coding sequence ATGGCAGATGGAAGAATAATTAAAGCATTAAGCGGCTTTTATTACGTGCAGGATGAAGTTAATAAAGAAATTTACCAATGTAGAGGAAGAGGGAACTTCAGAAAGCGGAAGATCACCCCTCTTGTTGGTGACTTTGTTGTATATGAAGCAGAAAATAAAACGGATGGTTACGTTCTTGAAATTAAAGAAAGAGAAAATGAATTGGTGCGTCCCCCTATTGCAAACGTTGATCAAGCTTTTCTTGTTTTTTCAGCAACGCAACCAACGTTTAATACACAGCTTCTTGACAAATTTCTTGTTCATATTGAAGCGAGTGATATTCGACCAATTATCTGCATCTCAAAGATTGATCTTGTTTCAAATGTGGAAGAAAGTGAAATACTGGCGTATGCAGGTGATTACCGTGATGTGGGGTACGATGTGATTGTTTCCTCTGCGCAGAGTCTGTCAGGCGTTTCGGAAATTGAACCGTATTTCCAAGAAAAGGTGACGGTGTTTGCAGGGCAATCCGGGGTAGGAAAGTCATCACTATTGAACGCCATTAACCCCGACCTAGAATTGGATACGAGTGATATTTCAACGCATCTTGGCAGAGGTAAGCATACGACAAGACATGTTGAGCTGATCCCTTTCGGATCGGGTTTAGTCGCTGACACGCCTGGCTTTAGCTCACTTGATTTTAGGGGGATTGAAGCGGATGATCTATGGCTATATTTCCCTGAAATTCAAGCGAAAAGTAGCGATTGCAAATTCCGCGCATGTACCCATCAATCTGAACCAGGCTGCGCGGTTAAAGTAGCGGTAGAAAAAGAAGAAATTAAAACGTATCGTTACGATCATTATTCTTCTTTTTTCCAGGAAATAAAGGATCAAAAACGGAGGTACTAA
- the rpe gene encoding ribulose-phosphate 3-epimerase: MIKIAPSILASDFARLGEEVKDVEAAGADYIHVDVMDGHFVPNITIGAPIVRALRPVTSLPLDVHLMIENPDQYIEEFADAGADILTVHAEACPHLHRTIQLIKSKGVKAGVVINPATPVDAIKHVIEDVDLVLLMTVNPGFGGQAFINRVLSKITETKQLADSLGVAPEIEVDGGVNAETARACIEAGATVLVAGSAIYSQSDRKAAIDQIRQS, translated from the coding sequence ATGATAAAAATTGCCCCTTCTATTCTAGCTTCAGATTTTGCCAGATTAGGTGAGGAAGTAAAAGACGTCGAAGCAGCAGGAGCTGACTACATTCACGTTGATGTGATGGACGGACACTTTGTCCCTAATATTACAATCGGTGCACCGATTGTACGCGCGCTACGCCCAGTAACTTCACTACCGTTGGATGTTCATCTTATGATTGAAAATCCCGATCAGTACATTGAAGAATTTGCGGATGCTGGCGCCGATATTCTTACGGTCCACGCTGAAGCTTGTCCGCATCTTCACCGCACAATCCAACTAATTAAAAGCAAAGGTGTTAAAGCAGGTGTTGTCATTAATCCAGCCACACCTGTTGATGCGATTAAACACGTTATCGAGGATGTCGATTTAGTCTTACTAATGACGGTGAATCCTGGCTTCGGAGGACAAGCGTTTATTAACCGCGTGCTTTCTAAGATTACAGAGACGAAACAGCTTGCCGATTCATTAGGCGTGGCACCTGAAATTGAAGTGGATGGTGGAGTGAACGCGGAGACGGCTCGTGCATGTATTGAAGCAGGAGCTACTGTGCTCGTTGCGGGCTCAGCAATTTATAGTCAATCTGATCGGAAAGCGGCCATTGATCAGATACGTCAATCATAA